One Coffea arabica cultivar ET-39 chromosome 5e, Coffea Arabica ET-39 HiFi, whole genome shotgun sequence DNA segment encodes these proteins:
- the LOC113688112 gene encoding LOW QUALITY PROTEIN: chitin elicitor receptor kinase 1 (The sequence of the model RefSeq protein was modified relative to this genomic sequence to represent the inferred CDS: substituted 1 base at 1 genomic stop codon) produces the protein MLFFIKPRIITALLLLLLLSISLQIFQVNSQCSKGCDLALASFDVWRGSNVTIIAQLFSVPVSTLLSWNPVTLPDTNTVIAGTRINIPFPCDCISGNFLAHVFNYSVSTGDTYDLVASRNYANLTSTTWLRRFNSYPANNIPDTGFLNVTVNCSCGNKAIFEGYGLFITWPIAVGDTLQSVASANNLSANLISRYNPTANFTSGSGLLFIPGKDLNGSYRPLKSSLLFASLXSGFSGGAIAGIAVGVVVVLFIATCLYIVRYRKKKAQKISLLSNYQFQLAAPAPGVAEVKTSDSTGVAEGTSPGLTGITVDKSVEFSYEELANATDDFSLANKIGEGGFGAVYYAELRGEKAAIKKMDMQATREFLAELKVLTHVHHLNLVRLIGYCVEGSLFLVYEYIENGNLSQHLRGSGREPLSWSARVQIALDSARGLEYIHEHTVPVYIHRDIKSANILIDKNFHAKVADFGLTKLTEVGSSSLPTRLVGTFGYMPPEYAQYGDVSPKVDVYAFGVVLYELISAKEAIVKGGPVAESKGLVALFEEVLSQPDPNDDLRKVVDPRLGDSYPLDSARKMAQLAKACTHENPQLRPSMRSIVVALMTLSSSTEDWDVGSFYGNQGIVNLMSGR, from the exons ATGTTATTCTTCATCAAACCCAGAATTATAACAGCCCTTTTACTCCTTCTCCTTCTCTCAATCTCACTGCAAATTTTTCAAGTCAATTCCCAGTGCAGCAAAGGCTGTGACTTAGCTTTAGCCAGCTTCGACGTCTGGAGAGGTTCAAACGTAACCATAATCGCCCAACTTTTCAGCGTCCCAGTTTCCACTCTCCTCAGCTGGAACCCGGTTACCCTCCCAGACACGAATACAGTCATAGCAGGGACAAGAATAAACATCCCATTTCCTTGTGACTGCATCAGTGGGAATTTCCTAGCTCATGTCTTCAATTACAGTGTTTCAACGGGCGATACTTATGATTTAGTTGCGTCCCGCAATTACGCGAATTTAACGAGTACCACGTGGTTGCGGAGGTTTAATAGTTATCCGGCAAATAATATCCCAGACACTGGATTTCTGAATGTTACTGTGAATTGTTCTTGCGGGAATAAGGCGATTTTCGAGGGCTATGGGTTGTTCATAACTTGGCCTATAGCGGTTGGGGATACTTTGCAGTCTGTAGCTTCTGCTAATAATTTGAGTGCTAATTTGATCAGCAGATATAATCCAACTGCTAATTTTACGTCCGGGAGTGGTCTGTTGTTCATCCCTGGAAAAG ATCTAAATGGAAGCTACCGGCCCCTGAAATCCAG CTTATTGTTTGCTTCCCTATAATCAGGATTTTCTGGTGGAGCTATAGCTGGCATTGCTGTGGGAGTAGTTGTGGTACTGTTCATTGCTACCTGCTTATATATTGTACGTTACAGAAAGAAGAAGGCACAGAAGATCTCCTTACTCTCAAATTATCAGTTCCAGTTAGCTGCTCCAG CCCCTGGAGTTGCTGAAGTTAAAACTTCAGACTCCACTGGTGTTGCTGAAGGAACTTCTCCAGGTCTTACTGGCATAACCGTTGACAAATCTGTTGAGTTCTCATATGAAGAGCTTGCAAACGCTACGGACGACTTCAGTTTAGCTAATAAGATTGGTGAAGGTGGCTTTGGCGCTGTTTACTATGCTGAGCTTAGAGGCGAG AAAGCTGCAATCAAGAAAATGGACATGCAAGCAACAAGAGAATTTCTTGCTGAACTGAAGGTTTTAACACATGTCCATCATCTGAACCTG GTGCGCTTGATAGGATATTGTGTTGAGGGTTCCCTTTTCCTTGTATATGAATACATTGAAAATGGCAACTTGAGCCAGCATCTTCGTGGATCAG GGAGGGAGCCACTGTCATGGTCAGCCAGGGTGCAAATTGCCCTGGATTCAGCAAGAGGTCTTGAGTACATTCATGAGCATACTGTGCCTGTCTACATCCATCGTGACATTAAATCAGCGAACATTTTGATAGACAAAAATTTCCATGCCAAG GTTGCAGATTTTGGTTTAACAAAACTGACTGAGGTTGGAAGTTCATCTTTGCCCACACGTCTAGTGGGTACATTTGGCTACATGCCACCAGA GTATGCGCAGTATGGTGATGTTTCTCCCAAAGTTGATGTGTATGCTTTTGGTGTAGTACTTTATGAGTTAATTTCGGCCAAGGAAGCCATAGTTAAGGGAGGTCCTGTTGCTGAATCTAAGGGCCTTGTAGCTTTG TTTGAAGAAGTTCTTAGTCAGCCAGATCCCAATGATGATCTCCGCAAAGTGGTTGACCCTAGACTTGGAGATTCTTATCCCCTTGACTCAGCCCGCAAG ATGGCACAGCTTGCAAAAGCTTGCACGCACGAAAATCCTCAGCTTCGGCCGAGCATGAGATCTATCGTGGTTGCGCTAATGACACTTTCCTCCTCCACTGAGGACTGGGATGTTGGGTCCTTCTATGGAAACCAAGGGATTGTAAATCTTATGTCGGGAAGATAG